AATTCACgtcatttgaatttcaaattctGGGCTACTAGGAGCATTAGTTTTGCCACTGTGACTTAAATGTTTATGAGCCAACcgattttctgttttgtagaGCTAGTGTTCTTTAGCTTTTTATAGCTTTGGCTTGCAGAAATGTCAGCACTAGTGCAGTTGAGACTAATGTGATAGTTCTAGCACCATTCACACCAACTTTCTAGCTTTAACAGATCGACCTTTacagataaaaatgtttatgttgctCAAGAAAATGTGGCTGCAGTCAATTAGTGGGACTTCTAGTTCTTATTTTGTCATTCACAGGCACTGGATAACTGGCAAATCAGGTTGGAGTAAGAACATTTAGAGCAACAACAAGTGCTATCAGATTGTTCCCGCGCCCCGCTGATGCATGGTCTCTGTGTCAAATCCCATCTCACAGCACATCAAATGCAAACTTAGTTGTGTGACATATGGAGCCTAGTATCTTAAAATATCCACAAAGTGAAGGTAATAATACAAACTGTTCTGTTACAACTGGAGCAGCATTCTAAAATGACTCTCCATTGAGTGGTATTCAGGTTAACGGGGGCTTTGTCGGTCCCTGGAGTGGCAAAGAGTCAGAATCATGACTGTCAATGACTGGGAGCCTCACCAAGTTCTGCACCATCATCACTCTGTGTTTGCGCAGGTCACGGACCACCGCTCTCACATTCGGCTGGACgccacgcacacacagctgcatcaGCCACAGCAGGGCCACCAAGGTTCCAGAGCGCCCCACCCCTGCACtgcaacaaaacacacacacatgcatgcatgtagcAGTGAAGagaatgtgtgcacacattcggacattaatgtaatgtgcacACGCACAGTCATTTTACACAGACCTAGAAGTatttcagcactgaaaatgGGGACAGACTGGCTGTTCCTCCCTAGCTGAACTTACAATAGACAGACAATGAGGGAGGCCCTAGGGAAGCCCCAGTGGACACAACCGGCTTTAACTAGAACACCCAATATGAGAACGTTGCAGAAAGACAGACCTGCAGTGGACAATGGCAGGGCCAATGTGTGGAATGCTGTCAAGGTGCTGCCGCAAAAGCTCAGTGAAGGCAGAGAAAGCAGCAATGTTATGGGGAACCCCCCTGTCTGGCCAAGCTGGGTAGTAGTAATGAGTTATCCTCCTCTCCCCAGGACTACCCATCTAGAACATAGGAAAAATGagcagcacacatacacacaatcagcAATTTCATACCCAATGAACATAGTCAATACATAATCAACATATATGCTCTATCAAAAAATGCAGCAATCACATCAACTGAAAGTCCATGCATACAAGCTATTAATCCAATCTACACACATAACAGTGGaggaataaattaataatattcCCCTAACGTTGATACTGCTATCCCTGAATGACATTCATCGTGTACTGCTTTAAGACCTCCTTCACTAATGGAGTCAAAGCCAGCCTGAACCCCTTGCACTATATTTGCCATAGACATGTTTCAGAGGCATCTTTCTTCCATCATGTTAACCTAGAATTATTGATTTACTTTCTGTATGGCATtgattgtcatttttattttgaaatttttaaaaacatgtatgtatttcaaaAGTCCGTAGCTAGAGGAAAACGCGATTTGTTGGAATGAAATCCAGTAGCAAGCTCATAagcatttgcttttgttgtatTCTGTGTTACTGataaatttataaataatttttttggcTGAAATGGTGCTTTGGGGTGTAGAGTGGTAAGCAAAACCCTGCTGTAGATGCAGGTTTTACTTGAAAGGGAAACCCCACAACAGGCAAAGATGATCTGCTAGCAGGCCAGCTTCTGACTGACTCACCTGGCGCAGGTGCATTGTGGTGATGAGGGAATCAGGGCCACGACGCTGGTACAACGTGGTCACCTGTACCCCTCCATAACTCACTGTAATCCTCTCCTGAGGCCAGTATGGCTCACATAACACCTGTACCAAGCAACACATCATTAAACACAGTCAAACCACAAAGGGAAGTATTACCACAGACCTGTAAAACAACATATTTCCAatcagtggcgtcgttaggtaCAATCAgtcggggctatagccccgaatattttcaccGTGAAAAGGTGGTGTTTATAGAAAAATagcagacagactgtgtaacagagcggaacttgacttgcaacGTCCAAAGGTgtgacaatatttatttattataaaagtagctgccgatctcccttcaaaaaaaaaaagacaagccccaggcaaacttgacttagcccccgatcttttcaatagctagaaacgccctTGTTTCcaataattattttaacagTAATTGACATATATTGTAGTTAGTGTGGGACTCAACACCCAAAGGGAATGTTAAAAATCTGTTATTAGCCTTTGCTTTGCTAGAATTTTATGGTAATCATAATCAGTGTCCTAAGTTTATTCACACTGCCAGTGTGGCCCATCACTGTTTCATTGGCATCATTCACAATGCTGACATTCCTCACCCTGCCATTTTCTATGCAGACGGTCACCATGACGATAACGCGCACGTTCTGCTCCCACACCATACGCCAGAAGTCCGCCACTGTGTTTTGAAGGGGTCCTTGGGTGCAGATGAAATCACGCTTCGAGAAACCACCCTGCACGGACAAATGTTCAGAGGTTTatgacagacggacagacagagggacagtgacCGTGAGACAGCGAGTATAAAGTAATGGTGGGGGACACAGGACCCATGGGATACTATCCCACCAGGGCTGGCGAAGGCAGTACACCACAGTTGCTTCTCTTTAGCAATACCTGTAGGTGATGGCAGTGTACTGAGTTTATCACATCCCCTGTTTTAGCACAGACAAAACCAATGTGTTGTCATGTCGTTTGTCAGCTCAGCCTGACAACTCCTGTTTAAATTGGTCAGCACCAGTGACGTGACATTGGGCAGAGACTACATGGTTAGTTTACACTCAggtcaaaaatatatatgtaactAAATCTCGCCCACAAGCTGAACTCGGTGAGGCAACCTGCTTCCACATCAACAAATGCAAAAGGGGTACACGTGTAAAGATGAAGGGACAGTTAGTCTGAGACAGTAAAGACAAAGGCATAGTAAGTCTGGCAGGCTCAGACATGTGGGATACTCACAGGAACATAGCTAGCGTTGATGTAGTCAGAGTGCAGCTGGGAGCTCAGCAGGGCCAGCCTCACCCTACAGTGATCATCTGTAAACAGAGCCAGTCAGAGATGTGAGGGGTCAGGGGACAAGGAACAGTGAAGAACAGCACTGTACTCCAATGTCCTATATTGGGCTTCCATTGTACTGAGCAATACTCACAAGGCAGAATGAAGGGATATCTGTTCTTTCTCTTGTTGACGTCCAGATCACCAGCCCTGCTGGTAAATTCCTGCCCCACATTATCCAGCCCCTGTAGAGACATTCAAAAGGCtgagagaggtagagacagaagagagatgCTGTGGGAAGACTTAATGTACAGTAGGGCAGAAAGTGATAAAGAGATACGGCATCATTCTAAATGATGGCAGTTTTAGCATACACCAAGTTACAAGTTACGAACAGTTACAAAAGGTGGTGGGGTGAGTGAATGTAACAATCACACTATCTCTCTCCTTACTCCCAACTTTTAAAGAATTAAAGAGAAACTGAAACTTTTTCATAACAGAAGATCTATGCAGTCCACTTTAAAATCGCCGATAATACTTCTCTTCTAACTGCAGTTCCCACACTACATCTCCCAGACTGCAACAGTTATGTCAAAGGGCTTAGTAAatctccctcacactcactAACTCACGTGACTCATTTCCAAAGTCAAATCGACAATTGTACACCTATACACCAATTATACACAGAGATATCTCATCTAAGGCACTATTAAGTACAAAGAAGGGGCGCAGTTAatccccctttcctctcccctctgccttACACTCGAGAACATAGAGGTGACTGTACCATTGTGGAGTTCACATTTGCCTGGGGGGCAAACTGTAAAATCGGGACAGGATACCCACACACTGTGTGTACCTTAAATTCCTGGCGGTAGCCAGCGTTATCGTTGTTGCTCAGTGCCTTACAGCGCAGCTGCAGTTCCTGTAGGGCACGCGCCCGTGATGATGTGCTTCTTCAAACGaacaaaacagcagagaggTCAACAAACATATTATACCAGTGAACATTACAGCCTGAAGAGGCTacatctgtgtttatgtttctcCTAAGCAAATGTCTATGTAACAGCTTAGGAATTGCTTTATAGTGAACATTAAAACTACACAAACATCCATTATCAGGTAGGTTTTTGAACAGAGGAGTCTACAGCTAGGGATACCACCAGTCTGGCTGTAGTTtgtaatgtttaaataaatcaataaatcctGAGAAATACATGCCAAGTAATCTCATGCTTGCATTAAATGTCAGACTTGGTGATACAATCAGTTTTAAATGCTTCTTTTCTCATAATTTTTTGCTTTatgtaattttgaaataatagcATTCATCCTACACTCAAATGGTCACCATCTTGGTCCTAGTCCCTTCTTATTAAAGATGACTGTGTGGTCATGCTCACCTCATATCTTGAGAAGATGTGAGTTTTCGCATTCTTTGCAGAGCTCTGCAGGAGAAAGGACAAAGACCAGACTGAGATGGCATTCAACAAACTACAGCACATTAGGAAAGTACCATGTTGACATGTGGAATTCCATAAGCTATCTTCTCCTTCTTTGCAACCACCTTTATAAGTTAAATTGTCTGGTAGGCAATTACCCAGTTCCCCCTCACCAGAGGAATGCAGCTGAAGGTAATCCTcccccaacaaaaaaacatctgagtTCCTCTGTATTAAAAAGGTGTTTAGCTTCAATCTTCTGTACTGAGGAAGACTGAAACAGtacataatatgaaatatgctcTCAAGTTAAACCTTAAAAATAAGTCAAACTCAACAATCTCCAGGTGGAGCCACTGTAAAGTTAAGAGATTCATGACAGAACATAccaattattttacattattaccaCTAGAGTGTTGAAACCCTTTGTCATTCTTATAACTAGCAAATTACTGTTATTCCAAATATTCTGGATTTGATTCAAGTTTTCAGAAGGAAAACGTATCTCAATATCAAAGCGGTCTGTGTGGCATGTTAtagcagttcattttaaataaaaaagatgatATTTCAGATTGAACCACCAATATCACCCGTCTGTTTTGCCCTGTTCCGTTTCCTCACGCAACGCaagacagggacagggacaacctcacagagacacaacaaGAACCCAAGCCAAACcgagaacacaaaacacacaccaacacatcaAAATATTCTAGAAAAACATCACATAACGATTTCAATCTTTTGcgaggaaaaaaagagcttaCTTGTCCTAAGAATTGGTTCTATGAGAGAGGCCTCAGAAAGACCCAGCGAGAGAAACAATGAAAACTCCCCATACCTGTCTGTCCCGTGCGGTCATCTGgctctgctcctccctgctccAGTAGCACAGCAGTTTTCTTCCGCCGCCACCCCTCTACCTCTAGAGAGAACAGCCCTAGGCAGGAGGGCGGGACAGAATTCGGCAAGGAAGTGACTCTTATGGGGCGGGAATTATATTGcattgtttgttcatttatttgctaTGCAGATGCCAGGCATAATTAAAATCCTTGCCGTTCTACATATTTTAAACTGTAACCCCTTTGacatttggatatttactggtgAAATTCACACGAAAAAGGTGTTTGGGTGGTGGGagatgccccctcccccaaccaaTGCATACCATCAAGCTTCAGGTTTCTAGAGCAAGCCCATAATAACACTGTCTGTTGACCAGAATGTCTCTAAAAGGTATACAAGAAAAGACATGTTTTAATGGAGCATGCCCTGAAGATGCTTTAGACAGCCTAACACTCTGGCATGGTTTTAACAAGCATTTATGATATGAACACCTGTCTTTAAACAACAcactgattacattacataatgtgtaaaaagtaatatttaacATGTAATTTCAACAGAGCAAATATTTCCCATTGATACTGGAACATTTCCAGTGACTATAAATTTTTAATATCCAGGCTGCCACAAATAAAATCCCAATTAGACTTTTAATGATCTGACAAGGAAATGTAACAGAGGGAATCTTGGTATCCTTTCCCCTGCTACTGGACAGAAATTCTGACATGTATGATagaattatttaataaaatgaaaaaaaaaaacttaatgggGCTGTTAATTTTCAGGAAAACTGAAAATCTCGAGTTGTAGCAGTATAGCGAACTTTAATTGTGTACATACTACAGCTACAGATCAAATGCAAATTTTGTATCAGATGGGCAATCATTTAATGCCATATTCAAGGCTGGTGTTCTTACAGTCAAGGATTAACACAAACTGACTGTAGCCCTGTGACCAAAGTGTGGGTCACAGGGCTACAGTTAGTTGCACCTGCATTGGGGTAGGCCTGAGGTAGAATGATTACTTGGTTGGGTCCCTGTGAGTTTCTGGGTTTGTTCCCGTGGTTTGTTCGCAGCATGTAGTAGCGGCGAGAATATAGGTAATGTTTGCTATCTATGGCGCTTATGCTAATGTTTATTATCTTGGGTATCTGTACTACTATTCAGGTGGTCCAAGGTCAGGTTTTCCCCTCTCTTGCTTCAGATGTGCGTGATTGTTTGAAGAGAAAATTGCCTGTTGGTTGCAAAAGAGTTATTATTGCTTTCTTTGTTCTtgtatacattttgaaaatatatagaCAGAGCTGAAGGCACACCAGCTCATCACACTTTGGGGGGAAAACTTCCCGATGGCAACAAACAATGGCTGATCTATTCCACTCATTGCAAAGAAAGGTGGGGGTTCAAAGCCAGCCACAGCAAGACCTTggtcacacacagcaccaaaaGTTTATAACTGTAACTGTCTACTGCTGTCTCAGTGCCTCAATCCCATCTCGTCTCTGCTGTGCTCTATCCCTCTGCAGTTGCCTGTTTGGACAGGACTCAATTTCATCTGTGTTGTGGAGGTTATATGCCACAGGGTCTGCTGCATCCATCCCTCCACAATGGTGTCTGCAGACCTACAGACATTGAGGTGGGCATTGAGGGATTATTCCCGAGTGCTGGTGATGGACAACTGGATCTTGACGGCCTGGGACTATAGCATTTGGTGTCCATACTGTTGAAGCCCACAAGGAAAACACCACAAGCGATTGCTGGTTGGTTACCTTTCCTTTTTCTGCCATTTGCTGTATGTCCGGTGTAACGCTCTGTCGAAGGAGTGGGAGAGCACAGTCCTGCCGCAGAGTGCTGGTCAGCCCAGCACGAGACCCCCCCGTCTGAGCCCTAAGCCCCCCCCCGTCTGAGCCCTGGGCCCCAACTCAAGGAGGCGCCAGAACACTGGCACCAACCGTTCACATTCTGACTGTCCCTGGATACACCACTGAGATTAGTTCATTGTCATATTTATATGCTAAATTCTACAGTTAATTAAAAGTAGATGGTAAATGGTAGTATTTCAGCATTATTTGCAGAAGTATTCACCTTTCTGAAGTGGAATGCCCTGGAATTCTAATTCCAGAAGCCTGAAATGGTAATGATTCAAGAAATCTGCAAaatttaaagacatttaaaaaatagttgccattttttcccatttaggAACTCccttcttcagtttttttttctagattttGGTACACTTATTAAAATAAGTCTGTGATGGTAGGCCCAATGGTTCATTAGGATTTGATGTGTGctttacaaaataaatcaaactgtgGAAAATCCAGTGTGGTGGAGTTTATTGGTCCGTGAGCAAAAACTGAGGAACTGAGGTAGAAACTTTtgtaaatttatgaaaaaacagGTGAAGAGTTCTGCACATTCAAAAAAACTGGCAAATCAATTGTCAGCTGAAGGAGAGGAGTAGTACTATGAAAAGCAATATAGTGCCTAAGAAACTGTTCTTGCCACCAccaataaatttacatttacattcattcattttttcagaccgtctcatccagagtgacttaagtACATTCAGTAGGGTTAGGTAATTAGCTGAACAGTTCCTAAATCATTGTTCCCATCCTTGACATATAGTGCCATTGTGTGGAAACATGGCCAAAAGGGAAGTTCCCTTGATGTTGCTGAAGTCCCAATAATACACCAACCTACCACCTGTGCCCTGGATCTCATTCCCTCAGCTCTTCAGACCATTGTTCACAGCCTTTTGTccattcctctcctctctgattaATTTGTCACTCTCCACAGTGTGCCTGCACCTTTCAACGCGGTTCAAGTCATACCCCTGCTGAAGAAATGGACTCTCGGCTCATCTGCAGTCCAGAATTATTACCAGTCTCTCCCTTCCCTTTCtctaaaacactaaaacactaGAACATGCAGTGGTTATCTAACAACTTTCTCTCACAGAACAGTTTTCTTTACTCCTTTCAATCTTGCCTAAGGGCTGGTCATTCCACTGAGACTTCCCTCTTCTCCATAGCTGAAGCTCTTTAATTAGCTACAACatcctcccactcctcagtcttgatTCTTCTGGACCTTTCTGCAGCCATTGGTACAGTGGACCACATCACCTTTCTATCTACCCAGGCTACATTGAGGATCCCAGATACAGCTCTTCTTTGGGTTTGAAAATTCCTCTCTGGACgctctttcagggtgtcctTGAACAGTGGTTTGTCTAGACCCCACAGTGTGCCTGTGGGTGTCCTTCAAGGCTCTGtacttggccccctcctcttctctcttaaCAGAGTCAAGAGATTGCATGCAATTTCCACATGtggcttttcataccacttctaTGCTAATGACACTCAGcttttcctgtatttttctcCATCTGACACATAGGTCTCTGTGCTGGCTCTCGACTTTCACGATACTAAACAGCATCagctatcacacacacactcagatagAATGAgtcaaatatttcatgtttgcaaGAATTTATTTAAGGTCATTGACTGCTCCATGCTATTATATCTTACACAGCACTAGTGACACTGAAATTAAAGTGagtcacattatttttattcagtaaaGGATTGTGTAAAAATACTACACATGCACCAAAACAGGGTGTGGTAGTCAGCCTGATGTATACTGTTGTAAATTCCAGCTTTTCATCAGGTCAGGATGAGAAacgagagggggagggaggaataTAAAAAAGGGCAATTCACAATTAAGAGAAAATAACATCTAAATTTACCTTTGATGTATTCATTCctgtaattctgtttttcagtatcCACCTCTGGTAAGAATTTGTTTTCTAGGCTTATACGATTATTTCAAGTTGTTTACTGGAGAAAGCATTTAAggcaatgaaaaatgaccagACGTTACAACATCCTCGTTCCAATTTTCAGTGAGCTATCGTTTGCACGAAATGTTCGTTAGGTATTCGTCTGCCCCCTTGCGGGTATTCATAGTTACTGCAGCCTTGAAATAGCAGCAACAGTTCCCTCAAATAGTCACAAGGTGGCAAGTGAACACCACTGTTCGCATAAAATTGCTTGTTGCACTGCTTTTGGTTGGTATTGTTTCGTTCTGAAATATTGAGGTAATGCACTGAGCACTGCACTAAGGTGTTAGTATTTTCCACGCTGTCACGTGAATTTCAGCTAACAGTCAGAGAAAATTTAAATATGGTGGAAAAAACATCGCTAAACATGCTCGAGCTGCCAACCTTTCAGTTAACCGTTGAACGTGCTGGCCCATACAACAGCTGCCAAAAATACGATTCTTGATACCGATGTCAGTAGTATGACTGTGCGTTGTGGCCTTGCATACACAAtagaaacaaatgcattatcTTCATGCTTTGTCTCAAAAGAGTTACAAATGAACGTTACAATGAAGAGTGGTGACATATTTCTCGTGaataaagttttaatttttgcaGCGAATATGGATTTTGCGCATGCGATGTAGGCTATATGGGATTTGTCTAAATTGCGAGCAGCTTTCAATATCCTGCATTCtatatgaaatgtgtgttcatGAAGCGCCGCAAAATGCATAATATTGCACC
This portion of the Megalops cyprinoides isolate fMegCyp1 chromosome 7, fMegCyp1.pri, whole genome shotgun sequence genome encodes:
- the LOC118780703 gene encoding receptor-type tyrosine-protein phosphatase V-like isoform X2 is translated as MRKLTSSQDMSTSSRARALQELQLRCKALSNNDNAGYRQEFKGLDNVGQEFTSRAGDLDVNKRKNRYPFILPYDHCRVRLALLSSQLHSDYINASYVPGGFSKRDFICTQGPLQNTVADFWRMVWEQNVRVIVMVTVCIENGRVLCEPYWPQERITVSYGGVQVTTLYQRRGPDSLITTMHLRQMGSPGERRITHYYYPAWPDRGVPHNIAAFSAFTELLRQHLDSIPHIGPAIVHCSAGVGRSGTLVALLWLMQLCVRGVQPNVRAVVRDLRKHRVMMVQNLEQYIFVHNCLMHWLSEETTGHKPRDVDSRGPIPPNKVKEPRRPNTDERPTTAQRGRGDHESQRQHSKHRPTTEPSGMSKLHPGNLLRKLLLISSPSQT
- the LOC118780703 gene encoding receptor-type tyrosine-protein phosphatase V-like isoform X1 gives rise to the protein MRKLTSSQDMRSTSSRARALQELQLRCKALSNNDNAGYRQEFKGLDNVGQEFTSRAGDLDVNKRKNRYPFILPYDHCRVRLALLSSQLHSDYINASYVPGGFSKRDFICTQGPLQNTVADFWRMVWEQNVRVIVMVTVCIENGRVLCEPYWPQERITVSYGGVQVTTLYQRRGPDSLITTMHLRQMGSPGERRITHYYYPAWPDRGVPHNIAAFSAFTELLRQHLDSIPHIGPAIVHCSAGVGRSGTLVALLWLMQLCVRGVQPNVRAVVRDLRKHRVMMVQNLEQYIFVHNCLMHWLSEETTGHKPRDVDSRGPIPPNKVKEPRRPNTDERPTTAQRGRGDHESQRQHSKHRPTTEPSGMSKLHPGNLLRKLLLISSPSQT